The stretch of DNA TCGGGGCAATTTTCCTGTTCGCTTAATGAGCAAACCATCATATTCAATGTCTTTAACATCATCGGTTGCCTTGGCTAATGCATAGCTGAACCACCACGATATTTTTTTATCCTGGTCATAGCGCAAGAATAATTCGATCCCCTTTGAATTGATCCCATTGAAGATCACCCGCGCATTATCATTTCTCGCTTCAGGGTAATTTTCCAAATGGTCCCGAAGGTTTTGCCAAAGTGGGCTGATATGACTTAAGTCTTTATAATAGGCTTCGGCACGAAGGCTGATGCCATTTTTAAGTAAATGCTCAAAACCTAGCGTATAATGTTTTGCCAATTCCGCTGGATTAAAGTCGACATTTCCGTTATTGACGTCAATATTATTGATAAACTGAGATTGGTAATAATATCCCCAGCCACCCCTTAAAAAGGTGTTTTTCGAAAAAGCATAAACCATACTAGTCCGCGGACTCCAGTTTTTATCTCCAGTATAAGAAGTGTAATCGTACCTCAAACCAACTTCAGCAATAAGTTTTTGTAAAATCTTAAATCGTGAGGTAAAATAAGTTCCAATTTGTTCCCCTGTAGGTTTCATTTTGATAGCCAGATCGCGCTCAAAATTGTAAAGTACTTCATTGGAATGAACCCTTAGTTCATGTAAAGAATTGACATAGTCATAATCAGCATCCAGTTTCTTCACATCCATTCCGAACTTGAAATGTAAGTTTCGAAATGCCTCCCAATTCCAATCTTGCTTTAAGCCCAGGTAATTATACTTTCGCTGGTCGCGTACTGAAAAGGTGCCTTTGTCCGAAGGCTCGTACTTGTCAACAGCCCCAGTACGATCATGATTTATATTCCCAGTGTATAATAAAGTTCTTGAAAACAAGGTTGGCTCATAAAACGATTTTAAGGTTAGCCAAGCATAGGTGCTATAAAATTTTGAATTAAATTGATCGAGTGCATCACCCTCTGGTGAATTGTTGATAAAGGCCTTGTCTCCAGCATGGAGCACATGTAAAGACAGGGTATGTTTTTCATTCAGCTGGTATTCTACTTTTGACAAACCATCATAAAATTTCGGAAAAAACTCTTCGTTCCCTATCGCCTTCAAACTCAGATCAAGCATGCCTCTTCGCGCCGAAAAAAGATAAGCGCCTTTGTTCTTTGCAAATTTTCCATCGGAATAGATTCGTGCATTCATGATACTAACGCCGATTGAGGTGTTGCTTTCATCAGGGCCTTGCGTTTTTGTTTTCATCCCAAATACACCACTTAGCCTATTTCCATTTTCGGCTGAAAACCCGCCGGTCATTAAATCAA from Saprospiraceae bacterium encodes:
- a CDS encoding TonB-dependent receptor; this translates as MKSLSTLCILLCALHIGIAQNNGGSIKGIIVSNEKKAPIPFANILLNETQTGAISAENGHFELTNLADGTYSITISYVSFQPISLKNISIVNAGQVDVGEIILKQEAFNLNEITVSPGSYSIMEKIAAFNQMILSEKNIKNMAWAEDITRAVSRLPGISASDYSSKFAIRGGEANQVMISLDGMELYEPFHQRDISGGLFSIVDIEAIRGIDLMTGGFSAENGNRLSGVFGMKTKTQGPDESNTSIGVSIMNARIYSDGKFAKNKGAYLFSARRGMLDLSLKAIGNEEFFPKFYDGLSKVEYQLNEKHTLSLHVLHAGDKAFINNSPEGDALDQFNSKFYSTYAWLTLKSFYEPTLFSRTLLYTGNINHDRTGAVDKYEPSDKGTFSVRDQRKYNYLGLKQDWNWEAFRNLHFKFGMDVKKLDADYDYVNSLHELRVHSNEVLYNFERDLAIKMKPTGEQIGTYFTSRFKILQKLIAEVGLRYDYTSYTGDKNWSPRTSMVYAFSKNTFLRGGWGYYYQSQFINNIDVNNGNVDFNPAELAKHYTLGFEHLLKNGISLRAEAYYKDLSHISPLWQNLRDHLENYPEARNDNARVIFNGINSKGIELFLRYDQDKKISWWFSYALAKATDDVKDIEYDGLLIKRTGKLPRLNDQRHTIYADLNYRPTHKWHFSASWQFYQGWPRTDYTYRYQTLPNGDLHFYAVHKAFNQTLYPAYHRLDLRVNRSFRTEKTGEITTFLHLVNVYNRKNLKKFDLDTQNDEGEYSLDSNLNYIPFEDNKYWLGFLPVVGIKWEIKK